A genomic stretch from Skermanella mucosa includes:
- a CDS encoding LeuD/DmdB family oxidoreductase small subunit codes for MTDKTIADPIAGRSWKLGHDIDTDQIIPSQYLVLGSLAQMATHCLETQRGDFAKECRPGDIVVAGRNFGCGSSREQAPIVLKTLGVGAIVALGYARIFARNAINNALPVIVLPEAEQIADGSRLRLDLAEGVLEDLDAGRTYRFEPLAGLPGRILEAGGLINYLRAEQTA; via the coding sequence ATGACCGACAAGACCATTGCGGACCCCATCGCCGGCCGGAGCTGGAAGCTCGGCCACGACATCGACACCGACCAGATCATCCCGTCCCAGTACCTGGTGCTGGGATCGCTGGCCCAGATGGCGACCCACTGCCTGGAGACCCAGCGCGGCGACTTCGCCAAGGAATGCCGTCCGGGCGACATCGTCGTCGCCGGGCGCAACTTCGGCTGCGGCTCCAGCCGCGAGCAGGCGCCCATCGTCCTGAAGACGCTGGGGGTCGGCGCGATCGTGGCGCTGGGCTACGCCCGCATCTTCGCCCGCAACGCGATCAACAACGCGCTGCCGGTGATCGTGCTTCCGGAAGCGGAGCAGATTGCCGACGGCAGCCGGCTGCGGCTCGACCTCGCGGAGGGCGTGCTGGAGGACCTGGACGCCGGCAGGACCTACCGCTTCGAGCCCCTCGCCGGCCTGCCCGGCAGGATCCTGGAGGCCGGCGGCCTGATCAACTACCTGCGCGCGGAGCAGACGGCATGA
- a CDS encoding helix-turn-helix transcriptional regulator — protein sequence MTAATGPAFAEQFQRAETPLRRLPSLLDGREGGVGRTEVGSVAVVSATLPQRLRAVPVLKHCLVAVIDGVKHIRDDGEGGTAVAPAGWFVALRAGERPNIANLPDPGTGLYRAVALVFDRETLAVPAPPRLAGRRPPPGHAVLPDDPALAESFIHAVAGLASPALSEDLARHRLAEVLLALAERGVGWSPADAEGPIQKVRLMISARPQFPWSAAEAARLLGISEATLRRRLAAEGTCFREILAESRLSHGLGLLQTTRAGIADVALACGYDSPSRFSSRFRERFGMPPSEVRGREG from the coding sequence ATGACAGCAGCCACCGGACCAGCTTTCGCCGAACAGTTCCAGCGCGCGGAAACGCCGTTGCGCCGGCTGCCGTCCCTGCTCGACGGGCGGGAGGGCGGCGTCGGCCGGACGGAGGTCGGGTCGGTCGCGGTCGTCTCGGCCACGCTGCCCCAGCGGCTCCGGGCCGTGCCGGTGCTCAAGCACTGCCTGGTGGCGGTGATCGACGGCGTCAAGCACATCAGGGATGACGGGGAGGGCGGGACCGCCGTCGCCCCGGCCGGTTGGTTCGTGGCCCTGCGGGCGGGGGAGAGACCCAACATCGCCAACCTGCCCGATCCCGGGACCGGCCTCTACCGCGCCGTCGCCCTGGTCTTCGACCGGGAGACGCTGGCCGTGCCGGCGCCGCCGCGCCTGGCGGGGCGCCGGCCCCCGCCGGGCCATGCGGTGCTGCCGGACGATCCGGCGCTCGCCGAGTCGTTCATCCACGCCGTCGCCGGCCTGGCGTCGCCGGCCCTGTCGGAAGACCTTGCCCGGCACCGGCTTGCGGAAGTGCTGCTGGCCCTGGCCGAGCGGGGCGTCGGCTGGTCGCCGGCCGATGCCGAGGGACCGATCCAGAAGGTGCGGCTGATGATCTCGGCCCGTCCGCAGTTCCCCTGGTCGGCGGCGGAAGCGGCGCGGCTGCTGGGGATCTCGGAGGCCACCCTGCGGCGGCGGCTGGCGGCGGAGGGTACCTGCTTCCGCGAGATCCTGGCGGAAAGCAGGCTGTCCCACGGGCTGGGGCTTCTTCAGACCACGCGGGCCGGCATCGCCGACGTGGCCCTCGCCTGCGGGTATGATTCGCCGTCCCGGTTCTCCAGCCGGTTCCGGGAACGGTTCGGCATGCCGCCGTCCGAAGTACGGGGCCGGGAAGGGTGA
- a CDS encoding YbhB/YbcL family Raf kinase inhibitor-like protein, producing the protein MKAALLPLALAGALLAGPALAAEEFRLSSPDVAEGKTLAAAQVLNGFGCTGGNVSPALSWTGAPADTRSFAVTVYDPDAPTGSGWWHWVVFNLPPSVTSLPAGAGDSAKRLLPTGAVEGRTDFGGPGFGGACPPAGDKPHRYVFSVHALKVDSLPLDSQASGAMVGFFVNANTIAKASVTALYGR; encoded by the coding sequence ATGAAAGCCGCATTGCTGCCGCTGGCTCTCGCCGGCGCCTTGCTGGCCGGTCCCGCCCTCGCCGCGGAAGAGTTCCGCCTGTCCAGCCCCGACGTGGCGGAGGGCAAGACCCTCGCCGCCGCCCAGGTGCTGAACGGGTTCGGCTGCACCGGGGGCAACGTCTCGCCGGCGCTGTCGTGGACGGGAGCGCCCGCCGACACCCGCAGCTTCGCCGTGACCGTCTACGACCCCGACGCGCCGACCGGGAGCGGCTGGTGGCACTGGGTCGTGTTCAACCTGCCGCCGTCGGTGACGAGCCTGCCGGCCGGGGCCGGCGACTCCGCCAAGCGCCTGCTGCCGACGGGCGCCGTCGAGGGGCGCACCGATTTCGGCGGACCGGGCTTCGGCGGCGCGTGCCCGCCGGCGGGCGACAAGCCGCACCGCTACGTCTTCTCGGTCCACGCCCTGAAGGTGGACAGCCTGCCGCTCGACAGCCAGGCGTCGGGCGCGATGGTGGGTTTCTTCGTGAACGCCAACACGATCGCGAAGGCGTCGGTGACGGCGCTCTACGGGCGCTGA
- a CDS encoding 3-isopropylmalate dehydratase large subunit yields the protein MGQTLTEKILARGAGRASVRPGETIWVQADLFMTHDVFGPEVFRIFEREFGADAAAWDRDKVVVIPDHYIFTEDPLARRNIDVLAGFVEKHGITHFFKPGTPDYKGVCHVTLASEGFNRPGGILFGTDSHTCTAGAFGMFATGIGNTDGAFVLGTGRQWLKVPETMRFDFDGSLPPYLMAKDLILRIIGDIGCDGAAYRAMEFGGDGIASLSMEERMTLCNMVIEAGGKNGIVAADSVTEAYMRGRGKAVGEFLEPDPDADYHSRRRYVSADLAPGVAKPHSPDNYEEARNLGDVALDRCYIGSCTGGKIEDFTAAARILAGRKVAIDTFVVPATTDVERALATEAVDGRPLLDIFAEAGCRVGPPSCGACLGGPLDTFGRALDTQKVLSTTNRNFPGRMGARSAEVFLASPLTVAASAVTGRITDPREFLKH from the coding sequence ATGGGACAGACTTTGACGGAGAAGATCCTCGCGCGCGGCGCGGGCCGCGCGTCGGTGCGGCCGGGGGAGACGATATGGGTGCAGGCCGACCTGTTCATGACCCATGACGTGTTCGGACCCGAGGTCTTCCGGATCTTCGAGCGCGAGTTCGGCGCCGACGCGGCCGCCTGGGACCGCGACAAGGTCGTCGTCATCCCCGACCACTACATCTTCACGGAAGACCCGCTGGCGCGCCGCAACATCGACGTGCTGGCCGGCTTCGTCGAGAAGCACGGCATCACCCACTTCTTCAAGCCGGGCACCCCGGACTACAAGGGCGTCTGCCACGTCACCCTGGCGTCGGAGGGCTTCAACCGGCCCGGCGGCATCCTGTTCGGCACGGACTCGCACACCTGCACCGCCGGCGCCTTCGGCATGTTCGCGACCGGCATCGGCAACACCGACGGCGCCTTCGTGCTGGGCACCGGCCGGCAGTGGCTGAAGGTGCCGGAGACCATGCGGTTCGACTTCGACGGCTCGCTGCCGCCCTACCTGATGGCCAAGGACCTGATCCTGCGGATCATCGGCGACATCGGCTGCGACGGCGCCGCCTACCGCGCGATGGAGTTCGGCGGCGACGGCATCGCCTCGCTCTCCATGGAGGAGCGGATGACGCTCTGCAACATGGTGATCGAGGCCGGCGGCAAGAACGGCATCGTCGCCGCCGATTCCGTGACCGAGGCCTATATGCGCGGGCGCGGCAAGGCCGTGGGCGAGTTCCTGGAGCCCGATCCCGACGCCGACTATCACAGCCGCCGCCGCTACGTCAGCGCCGACCTCGCCCCCGGCGTCGCCAAGCCCCACAGCCCGGACAATTACGAGGAGGCGCGCAACCTCGGCGACGTCGCGCTCGACCGCTGCTACATCGGCTCCTGCACCGGCGGCAAGATCGAGGATTTCACCGCAGCCGCCCGCATCCTGGCGGGACGCAAGGTCGCGATCGACACCTTCGTGGTGCCAGCCACGACCGACGTCGAGCGCGCGCTGGCGACCGAGGCGGTGGACGGAAGGCCGCTGCTCGACATCTTCGCCGAGGCCGGCTGCCGGGTCGGCCCGCCGTCCTGCGGCGCCTGCCTCGGCGGACCGCTCGACACCTTCGGCCGGGCGCTTGACACGCAGAAGGTGCTCTCCACCACCAACCGCAATTTCCCCGGCCGCATGGGCGCGCGCAGCGCCGAGGTCTTCCTGGCCAGCCCGCTGACGGTCGCCGCCAGCGCCGTGACCGGCCGCATCACCGACCCGCGCGAATTCCTGAAGCACTGA
- a CDS encoding 3-isopropylmalate dehydratase large subunit: MGMTLTEKIIARHAGLDHVKPGQIVSAKVDLCMANDATMRLNVDIFENKVKATRVFDPDRVILIMDHQVPADSPQTAEVHDLSRRFAERYGLTYFYETEGICHQVMVEKHVEPGMLVVGADSHTNSYGVIGAVSCGMGSTDVVAVMVRGETWLQVPHSVKVELTGSLGAGVYSKDVILNLVKRTTVSGLTYKAVEFTGPGLDGIAVPQRFTLCNMTTETGAKSSMIAPDAATYDYIRAVRGSAPEPDPTLFSDPDAVYEQTYRIDLGSLTPQVARPHSVDNVVDVGETAGVAIDQAFLGACTNARIEDLREAAKVMDGRKVAKGVRFMVTPASRSVYLQGMREGLLDTFMSAGAIVNHPGCSACWGACQGVLAAGQTMISSGNRNFKGRAGSADSNIYLSSPATVAASAIAGKITDPREFLR; encoded by the coding sequence ATGGGCATGACGCTCACCGAGAAGATCATCGCGCGGCACGCCGGGCTGGACCATGTCAAGCCGGGGCAGATCGTCTCGGCCAAGGTCGACCTGTGCATGGCCAACGACGCGACCATGCGGCTCAACGTCGACATCTTCGAGAACAAGGTCAAGGCGACCCGGGTGTTCGACCCCGACCGGGTGATCCTGATCATGGACCACCAGGTGCCGGCCGACTCGCCCCAGACCGCCGAGGTCCACGACCTGTCCCGCCGGTTCGCCGAGCGCTACGGCCTGACATATTTCTACGAGACCGAGGGCATCTGCCACCAGGTCATGGTCGAGAAGCATGTCGAGCCCGGCATGCTGGTGGTCGGCGCCGACAGCCACACCAATTCCTACGGCGTGATCGGCGCGGTCTCCTGCGGGATGGGCTCGACCGACGTGGTCGCCGTGATGGTCCGGGGCGAGACCTGGCTCCAGGTGCCCCACTCGGTCAAGGTCGAGCTGACCGGCAGCCTCGGCGCCGGGGTCTACAGCAAGGACGTGATCCTCAACTTGGTCAAGCGGACGACGGTCAGCGGCCTGACCTACAAGGCGGTGGAGTTCACCGGCCCAGGCCTGGACGGCATCGCCGTGCCGCAGCGCTTCACGCTGTGCAACATGACGACCGAGACCGGCGCCAAGTCCAGCATGATCGCCCCGGACGCCGCGACCTACGACTATATCCGCGCGGTTCGCGGCTCCGCACCCGAGCCGGACCCGACCCTGTTCTCCGACCCGGACGCCGTTTACGAGCAGACCTACCGGATCGACCTCGGCTCCCTGACGCCCCAGGTGGCCCGCCCCCACTCGGTCGACAATGTCGTCGATGTCGGCGAGACCGCCGGAGTCGCGATCGACCAGGCGTTCCTCGGCGCCTGCACCAACGCCCGGATCGAGGACCTGCGGGAGGCGGCCAAGGTCATGGACGGACGCAAGGTCGCCAAGGGCGTCCGCTTCATGGTCACGCCGGCGTCGCGCTCGGTCTATCTCCAGGGCATGCGCGAAGGGCTGCTGGACACCTTCATGAGCGCCGGCGCGATCGTCAACCATCCCGGCTGCTCGGCCTGCTGGGGCGCCTGCCAGGGCGTGCTGGCGGCCGGCCAGACCATGATCTCCAGCGGAAACCGCAACTTCAAGGGCCGGGCCGGCAGCGCCGACAGCAACATCTACCTGTCCAGCCCCGCCACCGTCGCCGCCTCCGCCATCGCCGGCAAGATCACCGATCCCAGGGAATTCCTCCGATGA
- a CDS encoding Rpn family recombination-promoting nuclease/putative transposase — protein MQASDSLYHRLFSDPVMIEQLVRGFLPAGIAALLDFTRLERVNAKFHAAWGDRREGDVIWRVPTLAGEMVHIYLLLEFQATPERFMPVRVQVYSGLLWQQIIDGRALAPGGRLPPLLPIVLYAGEARWNSPAATTDLVALPEDSPLWPWQPQVRYHLIDEKRLRAEDLARHDSLVALLFRIEICDRPEDLPGLVAQAVAWFKDHPGHATLRLAFGDLVAHAVAGLVGGSQATMVPMDIEEVQGMLAERIKKWEEELIAKGKAEGIAEGEAKGIAQGEVRGEAKGRAALLKRQFTRRFGVLPADVERLIDTATPDQHDAYMDRLMDARAPEDAFPDLLRPGAGVQH, from the coding sequence ATGCAAGCCTCCGACTCCCTGTACCACCGCCTGTTCTCCGACCCGGTGATGATCGAGCAGCTCGTGCGCGGCTTCCTGCCCGCCGGGATCGCCGCCCTGCTGGACTTCACCCGGCTGGAACGGGTCAACGCCAAGTTCCACGCCGCCTGGGGCGACCGGCGCGAGGGCGACGTGATCTGGCGCGTGCCGACCCTGGCGGGAGAGATGGTCCACATCTACCTGCTGCTGGAGTTCCAGGCGACCCCGGAGCGGTTCATGCCGGTGCGGGTGCAGGTCTATTCCGGCCTGCTCTGGCAGCAGATCATCGACGGGCGCGCCCTGGCGCCGGGCGGCCGGCTGCCGCCGCTGCTGCCGATCGTGCTCTATGCCGGCGAGGCCCGCTGGAACAGCCCCGCCGCCACGACCGACCTCGTGGCCCTGCCGGAGGACTCGCCGCTCTGGCCTTGGCAGCCGCAGGTCCGCTATCATCTGATCGACGAGAAGCGGCTGCGCGCCGAGGACCTCGCCCGGCACGACAGCCTGGTGGCGCTGCTGTTCCGGATCGAGATCTGCGACCGGCCGGAGGACCTGCCCGGCTTGGTCGCCCAGGCGGTGGCCTGGTTCAAGGACCATCCGGGCCACGCGACGCTGCGGCTGGCGTTCGGCGATCTGGTGGCGCACGCGGTCGCGGGTCTGGTCGGCGGCTCACAGGCCACGATGGTGCCGATGGATATCGAGGAGGTTCAGGGCATGCTGGCGGAACGCATCAAGAAGTGGGAAGAGGAACTCATCGCCAAGGGCAAGGCCGAAGGCATCGCCGAGGGCGAGGCCAAAGGCATTGCCCAGGGCGAGGTCAGGGGCGAGGCCAAGGGCAGGGCCGCCCTGCTCAAGCGCCAGTTCACCCGACGCTTCGGTGTCCTGCCGGCGGATGTGGAACGGTTGATCGATACCGCGACGCCGGATCAACACGACGCCTACATGGACCGCCTGATGGACGCCCGCGCACCGGAAGACGCTTTCCCCGACCTCCTCCGCCCCGGAGCCGGCGTTCAACATTAG
- a CDS encoding terminase small subunit, which produces MTAAASPSPSMSRLTPRQEEFCQAMSIAGVGGAEAARRAGYSPNGAKQRGAFLMRQPEIRLRIDAIRASRCKLHQSRLDEAEGQIAAIIDMALESKRPALALRAVELRLRLCGVIQDKRIAHHYHGCLDGAAHPDADLESLAADPQEELDFLRTFPAAVPAAGPAAAPAGADDAGMTKDDLDFGHPKWDFDQALIQKKGSSAMKSRASSRGMMAPKGPAGPQASRRHQRTSTSSSSPVGHRRATGAPVRVLTSE; this is translated from the coding sequence ATGACCGCAGCGGCCTCCCCGTCCCCCTCCATGTCCCGCCTCACGCCGCGTCAGGAGGAGTTCTGCCAGGCCATGTCCATCGCCGGCGTCGGCGGGGCGGAGGCGGCGCGGCGTGCCGGTTACTCGCCCAACGGCGCGAAGCAGCGCGGCGCCTTCCTGATGCGCCAGCCGGAAATCCGCCTGCGCATCGACGCCATCCGGGCATCGCGCTGCAAGCTGCACCAGTCCCGGCTCGACGAGGCGGAAGGCCAGATCGCGGCCATCATCGACATGGCGCTGGAATCCAAACGCCCGGCCCTGGCGCTCCGCGCCGTCGAACTGCGCCTCAGGCTGTGCGGCGTGATCCAGGACAAGCGTATCGCCCACCACTATCACGGCTGCCTCGACGGCGCCGCCCACCCCGACGCCGATCTCGAAAGCCTCGCCGCCGACCCGCAGGAGGAGTTGGACTTCCTGCGCACCTTCCCCGCCGCGGTTCCAGCCGCCGGGCCGGCCGCCGCTCCCGCCGGGGCGGATGACGCCGGAATGACCAAGGATGACCTCGACTTTGGCCATCCTAAATGGGACTTTGATCAGGCCCTGATCCAGAAGAAGGGTTCCTCGGCGATGAAGTCGAGGGCGTCATCAAGGGGCATGATGGCGCCGAAGGGACCGGCGGGTCCCCAGGCGTCGCGTCGCCACCAGAGGACCTCGACCTCGTCGTCCTCGCCGGTCGGGCACAGGCGGGCGACCGGCGCGCCGGTGCGGGTGCTGACCAGCGAGTAG